The Heteronotia binoei isolate CCM8104 ecotype False Entrance Well chromosome 11, APGP_CSIRO_Hbin_v1, whole genome shotgun sequence genome includes the window agaggccattggcctgatccaacatggcttcccttatgttcttatgtgatgcagagtgttggactggagaggccattggcctgatccaacatggcttctcttatgttcttctgtgacatggagtgttggactggatgggccattggcctgttccaacatggcttctcttctgttcacacttcctcagatacaatgatgTGGAAGTTATCAGTGTGTCAAAATTGGGCAGAGGtgtccttaattgtggaatgctgagagtaattaatggAGACCCTGACACCATGCACTTTCCGTCCATCTCCTCTCAAACATGGAAGCCACCTTACACCATCgtcttctttgaagtgggatgACAACAGAGTCTCTCTTACTCTCAGCATTCTACGATGAAAGATACATCGGTCTCCAATGTTGGCAtctttatttccttccccagtcggAAGTTCTCTGCtaacaggttctcctgggggcttactgatctcTACTGCCTCTTCTCGGGGCCCTTTGTAGGAGCCCAGGACAGACCGTCTCTCcccctccaacacacacacacaatgctgccacaaagcaaacagtgaagcaaaccaTAAACTGTGAGAAAAATGTTCATGAGACAAAGAGTAGTACTtttcttcaactgacacaaaaggaatgttcattcacagccgGTTCAACAGTGGCAGATAACCAGACTGACACTATACAATgtatcaagccccctttccacctgcaaatactcttccCTCCTTCTATTCAagttaggctacagtgggctcatatgataaAATGGACTCCATAGGACAgattggagtccattctatactaTTAGTCCgttggacagaatggactccattgtatcctataggCCCATAGaatggaatggactccattctatcctatgggctcataggatacaatGCAGTCCAGTCTGTTCTGTGGGCTGATAGCATAGAATGGAGTCCACTCCATTCCACCTGTCCACCCGGAGTCCACTCCGGTCCACCTGTCAGCTGCTTGCTTTAACAGGTGGGGAGCCACTGGAAGTGGGAGGggtgaaagggaggcttctaTTGGCTGCTTACCTCCCCATCATTTTTCTGCCTCCCTGTATTCCTTCCATTttcctttcactcctttctcccaacttttccataactctccctcccttcctttcattctttctgtctttttctttcattctatcttcctttctcattttctctctcctttctcctttTTTAATCTCTCCCTTCTGTTCGTTCTCtgtatctgtctttctttttatttcattctgtctaccttcctttcatttttcattctcatactcctttctccccatctttcccctactgttctttctctcattctttctctatctctctcttttcattctctttgtctatcttccttccttcctgccacctataCATTCATCACCCTTCCCCCCAATATTTTTCAAGGGCCcactgtatttcttcctacaatgaactgctagtaagtaaataaataatcaggCTGGACCgggctttaaaaaataaagttacCCAGGACCTTTGGGAAGCTGAATTGTGGCTGATGCCTTATTCTGCAACTGCAGAACAGCAGCTCCCAAGCTCTCCAGAAGGAGATCTGTCCAGAAGAGCAGTGGGTTCTGGTGGGCTGGGCCTTTTGACACCATATGTGGACAGGAAGACTGAGTAAATGCTACAAATAAATCCCAAGACACAGCCATGTATATGCCCTCATAAGACTTTATTTATTGTTCCCCCCAACATTGCTATTCCAAAAAGAAACCACTAAGGCTCTGATGGACAGAAAACCACTTTGGAAGGCCTCAAATGGTTCTTGCATCTCGGAAAAGAGCATTTCTTTAAAACGAACAGGTAAAAATGACAAGTAGTTTTCAGCCGGAGCCAGTTATTCCTGAAGAGGAGAGACCCATTTCGACTCCTATGAGGTTAAAAACGTCACTAAGGAAAGGTCTCTGAAGGCTGGTTCTTGTGCAGCACGCAGACACACACGAATCTGTCCCTGGCATTCATTCTGGAGAAAGATCTGCTCCCAGAGGCCACCAGACAAGGCCATTGTGCATTGACCTTCTCAGGCAGCCCAAATAAACAGAGGTTAGAGGAAGACACTCTTTCTGGGAAAACAGATTAAGGCAAGAATACAGTGCGTTATCACCAGACACCCTTTGTTTCCCCAAGCCCAGTTTTAAATAAATCTATGAGGTAAAGGCTACGAAAGAGTTTTTGAGCTCTGGCTCTTGAACGGAGAGGACAAATCTTTCTGGACGACCCAAAGAGGCTGTGGGGAAAGCCCCCTGCTGCGGTCTGAGTGGGAGAGCGATCCCAGAGAAGTGCAGGTCAGGCCCAGCCGAGGGCCCACCGAGTTGGTGACCTCGCCCAAGGGAAGCGGAAGGCCTCCTCCAGGCCTGGCTGAGACGGGGAAGACTCCCTCAGGCCTTATAGTTCAGCTCAGCGTTCATCTTTGTGTACATCTCATAAATCGCGTCCAGGATGGGCGTCACTTTGGTTAGGAACTGGTGGATTTTCTCCAaggtctcctcctcctttcactTCTTTGCCCTGCTCCAAGGCCTTCAGCAGATCCGATTTGTAGGGGAGAGCGTACACCGAGCCCTGGGAGGGGTGGAGGAGATTGTCTCAGAGAGGGTAGCTGCCAGAacacatatggacatatgaagctgccttctactgaatcagaccctcagtccatcaaagtcagtattgtctactcagactggcagcagctctccagggtctcaagctgaggtttttcacgcctctttgcctggacccttttttggagatgccgggggacccttttttggagatgccgggtgacatgatagaggtttacaagataatgcatgggatggagaaagtagagaaagaagtacttttctccctttctcacaatacaagaactcgtgggcattcgatgaaattgctgagcagacaggttaaaacggataaaaggaagtatttcttcaccagagggtgattaacatgtggaattcactgccacaggaggtggtggcagccacaagtatagccaccttcaagaggggtttagataaaaatatggagcagaggtccatcagtggctattagccacagtgtgtgtgtgtgtgtatatatataaattttttgccactgtgtgacacagagtgttggactggatgggccgttggcctgatccaacatggcttctcttatgttcttatgattgaacctgggaccttctggcttaccaagcagatgctctaccgctgagccaccgtccctccccaaacctctttAGTCAACGGTGGCATTCTGGgagtgccaaagagagaggagggttTCAGCCAGGGGTTCCTAGCGCGGTGCCCACAGGTGCCTGCCCTGCCAGCTCCTTTCCTGGGGCTTCCCAAGTGTTTGTAGAAAGtgggtgagaaaggaagaaaggagggaagagggCGGAGAGGAGGAgggtggagaggaggagagagagacggAGGGAGgatgaggatgatattggatttatatctcaccctgtactctgaatctcagagtctcagagaggctcacaatctcctatatcttcctcccccacaacagacaccctgtaaggcaggtggggctgagagagctctcccagaagctgccctttcaaggacaactcctatgacagctctggctgacccaaggccattccagcaggtgcaagtggaggagtggggaatcaaacccagtcctcccagataagagtctgcgcacttaaccattacaccaaactgaacaaagcaggagtcaagtggcacctttaagaccaaccaatttttatttagaacgtaagcttacgttctaaataaaaattggttggtcttaaaggtgacacttgactcctgctttgttcaactgctgcagaccaccacggctgcccgcttggctcTAACTACACCCAACTGGCACTCTGGGAGAGGTGGGGCTTCTGACTGCGTGTGCATCCTGTTCCAACAGAGTTTGTTAACAGAGGGAGGCAGAAGACTGGAACACCTCTGACGCTCTGTGCTTGTCTCCCTGTCCCCTGGCAGCCACGCTGTGGCtgactcccccccctcctcctcctcctgtggcagccaacCCACTGATGAGCCCACCACCCTGGGTCAGAATCTGAAAGGGGCCCACAGGCTGAGAAAGGCAGGGGACCCCCGGCCCACGCCATTGAGCCCTGCCTACCCGTTTCCGCAGGGCTGGTGACAACCCCAGAGGGGGCAGGGGCTGCAAAGTCCAATGGACTCCCGTCCCACTTCCCGTCTGGCTTAGCCCGCCCTCCTTAGCAGGCTCACCAAGAAGAGCTTCTGCAAGATCCAGCCGTGGTACTTCCGCAGGGCCATTTCGTAGGCTTTGGTGGCATTCACCCGGATGAGGTTGGGGTTGTCTTCGTCCCTCTCGCCGTCACACAGGCTTTGCAGCAgcacttggatgaacttcaggcCCCTGCAagaccggggcgggggggggggcagaacaagGGGAGGTTGGGCCCGCCTAGCAGCAACAAGCCTTCCCGCTCCGCCCACCAAGCCTGCCCCCCTTGGGTTTGCTTCCAGAATTTAGGCCCAGACAGCAGAGCAGCCTCACCTCCTCCCCGGAGGAAGGAAGGGCTGCCACGGGGAGGAAGTTCCCCTGCAGTGGAAAAGAGTGGGGCCCAGGAAAAGCTCCGCCCCCAGCTCTCACTTGTCCTCTCCATCCCAGACAGCCAGTGAGCCCTATGCCTGGGAAATGGGGGAGAGCCACAGACCATCTCTGGTCCTCACTGTccgcatggaggaggaggaggaggaaaaggaaaggtcccctgggcaagcaccagtcgtttccgactctggggtgacgttgctttcacaatgttttcgtggcagactttttacggggtggtttgcccttgccttccccagtcctctacactttccccccagcaagctggggactcgtttgaccgacctcggaaggatggaaggctgagtcaacctcgagccggctacctgaaaacccagcttccgccggggatcaaactcaggtcgtgaacagagcttaggactgcagctttaacactctgcgccatgggaggagggggaggaggcagcaaaaCCTTATTGATTTTAGCTTATTGATTTTAAAGTCGCCGCAAGACCCTTCAGGAGAGTGGCAATTAgaaaaagtaataaaataaaagtaataaaaaaattatacatattATCTGAGTTTCAGTGGTTTTTAACTTCTTTGTTATGATATTGCTTAAGTGACATAAATTGCTGTGAGCCACTATGGGGGAGCAGTGATATTTAAAAGTCTATGACTGGGGTTGCCAagctcaggagccccatgtggctctttcacacatattgtgtggctcttgaagccccgccccccaccccatcggccagcttgcagaaggcatttgtctctttaaatcacttctcccagccaagccagctggcagcttggggaatgcatttaaagttgctttctttctacctctccctcccttatccctcccttcatctatttgcctgcctgcctaccttcctgtctgtcttccttccctcaaacatctgacattcatgtcctgcagctctcaaacatctgacatttattctatgtggctcttatgttaagcaagtttggccactcctggtctacgGAATAAAATCAGCCAGCGGTATGATcccagctgtgggagggggccctcttggagggggggggaagcttctCACTCTGCTTCAGCATCAGCCGCCATTTAGCCCTCCCCGCAGGAGAAGCAAAGGAAGGTCTCTGCAGCTCACCTTTTCAGCACATGAGGGCCAGCGTGGCCCCAACCTTGGGCCAAGCAGAGCCGTGCATCTCCTTTTCGGCCTCCAGGATGTTCTGCAGGGTTTTGAACTTGGTGGGATTGGACTCATAAACCGCTCGGATTTTCTGAAACAGAAGCAAACAGAACCATTTGGCCTGAAACTGCCCACCTTGTTGACCATCATGGAAGGGGAGAAGGAATCTCTCTGGGGCCAGCTCTGCCCCATggcctctccctgcctcccaTCTGGCCCCCAGGTGCAGGAtcacacaggaaggaaggaaggaaggaaggaaggaaggaaggaaggaaggaaggaaggaaggaaggaaggaaggaaggaaggaagggaggagggagggagggagggaggagggagggagggagggagggaagaaga containing:
- the LOC132579146 gene encoding LOW QUALITY PROTEIN: glycolipid transfer protein-like (The sequence of the model RefSeq protein was modified relative to this genomic sequence to represent the inferred CDS: deleted 1 base in 1 codon), which produces MALLLESEFKVLPADKQIETEPFLEAVSHLPPFFDCLGTPIVYAPVKADLTGNIKKIRAVYESNPTKFKTLQNILEAEKEMHGSAWPKVGATLALMWRERGLKFIQVLLQSLCDGERDEDNPNLIRVNATKAYEMALRKYHGWILQKLFLGSVYALPYKSDLLKALEQGKEVKEEETLEKIHQFLTKVTPILDAIYEMYTKMNAELNYKA